Proteins from one Gasterosteus aculeatus chromosome 11, fGasAcu3.hap1.1, whole genome shotgun sequence genomic window:
- the LOC120827498 gene encoding thyroid hormone receptor alpha isoform X3 produces the protein MEPMFNKQDSNSSEGDEKGWPDVPKRKSKNSQCSVKSVSALSVSVPGYIPSYLEKDEPCVVCGDKATGYHYRCITCEGCKGFFRRTIQKNLHPAYSCKYEACCIIDKITRNQCQLCRFKKCISVGMAMDLVLDDSKRVAKRRLIEENRQKRKKEEIVRTLQTRPEPDSAEWELIRMATEAHRHTNAQGSSWKQKRKFLSEDIGQGPIVTTSDGDKVDLEAFSEFTKIMTPAITRVVDFAKKLPMFSELPCEDQIILLKGCCMEIMSLRAAVRYDPESETLTLNGEMAVKREQLKNGGLGVVSDAIFDLGKSLAQFNLDDSEVALMQTVLLMSSDRLGLTSMEKIEQCQEAYLLAFEHYINYRKHAIPHFWPKLLMKVTDLRMIGACHASRFLHMKVECPNELFPPLFLEVFEDQDV, from the exons ATGGAGCCAATGTTCAACAAGCAGGACAGCAACTCATCAGAGGGAGACGAGAAAGG GTGGCCGGATGTGCCGAAGAGAAAGAGCAAGAACAGCCAGTGTTCGGTGAAGAGCGTGTCAG CTCTCAGCGTGTCTGTCCCAGGGTACATCCCCAGCTACCTGGAGAAGGATGAGCCCTGCGTGGTGTGCGGCGACAAGGCGACCGGCTACCACTACCGCTGCATCACCTGCGAGGGATGCAAG GGTTTCTTCCGCCGGACCAtccagaagaacctccatccgGCCTACTCCTGTAAATATGAAGCCTGCTGCATCATTGATAAGATCACACGCAACCAGTGCCAGCTGTGCCGCTTCAAGAAGTGCATCTCTGTGGGAATGGCCATGGACC TGGTGTTGGACGACTCGAAGCGCGTGGCGAAGCGGCGTCTGATCGAGGAGAACcggcagaagaggaagaaggaggagatcGTGCGCACGTTGCAGACGCGGCCGGAGCCAGACAGCGCTGAGTGGGAGCTCATCAGAATGGCGACGGAGGCCCACCGGCACACCAACGCCCAGGGCTCCAGCTGGAAACAGAAGCGCAAGTTCCTG TCGGAGGACATCGGCCAGGGTCCCATCGTCACCACGTCAGACGGAGACAAGGTGGACCTGGAGGCCTTCAGCGAGTTCACCAAGATCATGACCCCGGCCATCACGCGCGTCGTCGACTTCGCCAAGAAGTTGCCCATGTTCTCAGAg CTGCCTTGTGAAGACCAGATCATCTTGCTGAAAGGCTGCTGCATGGAGATCATGTCGCTGCGCGCCGCCGTCCGCTACGACCCGGAAAGCGAGACGCTGACGCTGAACGGCGAGATGGCCGTGAAGCGCGAGCAGCTGAAGAACGGCGGGCTGGGCGTGGTGTCGGACGCCATCTTTGATTTGGGCAAGAGCTTGGCTCAGTTCAACCTGGACGACTCGGAGGTGGCTCTGATGCAGACCGTGCTGCTCATGAGCTCGG ATCGCTTGGGGCTGACCAGCATGGAGAAGATCGAGCAGTGCCAGGAGGCCTACCTGCTGGCGTTCGAGCACTACATCAACTACCGCAAGCACGCCATTCCCCACTTCTGGCCcaagctgctgatgaaggtgacggacCTGCGCATGATCGGAGCGTGCCACGCCAGCCGCTTCCTCCACATGAAGGTGGAGTGTCCCAATGAACTCTTTCCACCGCTCTTCCTCGAGGTCTTCGAGGACCAGGATGTGTGA
- the LOC120827498 gene encoding thyroid hormone receptor alpha isoform X1 — MEPMFNKQDSNSSEGDEKGWPDVPKRKSKNSQCSVKSVSGEDPSSPSSALSVSVPGYIPSYLEKDEPCVVCGDKATGYHYRCITCEGCKGFFRRTIQKNLHPAYSCKYEACCIIDKITRNQCQLCRFKKCISVGMAMDLVLDDSKRVAKRRLIEENRQKRKKEEIVRTLQTRPEPDSAEWELIRMATEAHRHTNAQGSSWKQKRKFLSEDIGQGPIVTTSDGDKVDLEAFSEFTKIMTPAITRVVDFAKKLPMFSELPCEDQIILLKGCCMEIMSLRAAVRYDPESETLTLNGEMAVKREQLKNGGLGVVSDAIFDLGKSLAQFNLDDSEVALMQTVLLMSSDRLGLTSMEKIEQCQEAYLLAFEHYINYRKHAIPHFWPKLLMKVTDLRMIGACHASRFLHMKVECPNELFPPLFLEVFEDQDV; from the exons ATGGAGCCAATGTTCAACAAGCAGGACAGCAACTCATCAGAGGGAGACGAGAAAGG GTGGCCGGATGTGCCGAAGAGAAAGAGCAAGAACAGCCAGTGTTCGGTGAAGAGCGTGTCAGGTGAGGATCCATCATCTCCTTCTTCAG CTCTCAGCGTGTCTGTCCCAGGGTACATCCCCAGCTACCTGGAGAAGGATGAGCCCTGCGTGGTGTGCGGCGACAAGGCGACCGGCTACCACTACCGCTGCATCACCTGCGAGGGATGCAAG GGTTTCTTCCGCCGGACCAtccagaagaacctccatccgGCCTACTCCTGTAAATATGAAGCCTGCTGCATCATTGATAAGATCACACGCAACCAGTGCCAGCTGTGCCGCTTCAAGAAGTGCATCTCTGTGGGAATGGCCATGGACC TGGTGTTGGACGACTCGAAGCGCGTGGCGAAGCGGCGTCTGATCGAGGAGAACcggcagaagaggaagaaggaggagatcGTGCGCACGTTGCAGACGCGGCCGGAGCCAGACAGCGCTGAGTGGGAGCTCATCAGAATGGCGACGGAGGCCCACCGGCACACCAACGCCCAGGGCTCCAGCTGGAAACAGAAGCGCAAGTTCCTG TCGGAGGACATCGGCCAGGGTCCCATCGTCACCACGTCAGACGGAGACAAGGTGGACCTGGAGGCCTTCAGCGAGTTCACCAAGATCATGACCCCGGCCATCACGCGCGTCGTCGACTTCGCCAAGAAGTTGCCCATGTTCTCAGAg CTGCCTTGTGAAGACCAGATCATCTTGCTGAAAGGCTGCTGCATGGAGATCATGTCGCTGCGCGCCGCCGTCCGCTACGACCCGGAAAGCGAGACGCTGACGCTGAACGGCGAGATGGCCGTGAAGCGCGAGCAGCTGAAGAACGGCGGGCTGGGCGTGGTGTCGGACGCCATCTTTGATTTGGGCAAGAGCTTGGCTCAGTTCAACCTGGACGACTCGGAGGTGGCTCTGATGCAGACCGTGCTGCTCATGAGCTCGG ATCGCTTGGGGCTGACCAGCATGGAGAAGATCGAGCAGTGCCAGGAGGCCTACCTGCTGGCGTTCGAGCACTACATCAACTACCGCAAGCACGCCATTCCCCACTTCTGGCCcaagctgctgatgaaggtgacggacCTGCGCATGATCGGAGCGTGCCACGCCAGCCGCTTCCTCCACATGAAGGTGGAGTGTCCCAATGAACTCTTTCCACCGCTCTTCCTCGAGGTCTTCGAGGACCAGGATGTGTGA
- the LOC120827498 gene encoding thyroid hormone receptor alpha isoform X4 has protein sequence MHILQPYCINRWPDVPKRKSKNSQCSVKSVSALSVSVPGYIPSYLEKDEPCVVCGDKATGYHYRCITCEGCKGFFRRTIQKNLHPAYSCKYEACCIIDKITRNQCQLCRFKKCISVGMAMDLVLDDSKRVAKRRLIEENRQKRKKEEIVRTLQTRPEPDSAEWELIRMATEAHRHTNAQGSSWKQKRKFLSEDIGQGPIVTTSDGDKVDLEAFSEFTKIMTPAITRVVDFAKKLPMFSELPCEDQIILLKGCCMEIMSLRAAVRYDPESETLTLNGEMAVKREQLKNGGLGVVSDAIFDLGKSLAQFNLDDSEVALMQTVLLMSSDRLGLTSMEKIEQCQEAYLLAFEHYINYRKHAIPHFWPKLLMKVTDLRMIGACHASRFLHMKVECPNELFPPLFLEVFEDQDV, from the exons ATGCACATCTTACAGCCGTACTGCATCAACag GTGGCCGGATGTGCCGAAGAGAAAGAGCAAGAACAGCCAGTGTTCGGTGAAGAGCGTGTCAG CTCTCAGCGTGTCTGTCCCAGGGTACATCCCCAGCTACCTGGAGAAGGATGAGCCCTGCGTGGTGTGCGGCGACAAGGCGACCGGCTACCACTACCGCTGCATCACCTGCGAGGGATGCAAG GGTTTCTTCCGCCGGACCAtccagaagaacctccatccgGCCTACTCCTGTAAATATGAAGCCTGCTGCATCATTGATAAGATCACACGCAACCAGTGCCAGCTGTGCCGCTTCAAGAAGTGCATCTCTGTGGGAATGGCCATGGACC TGGTGTTGGACGACTCGAAGCGCGTGGCGAAGCGGCGTCTGATCGAGGAGAACcggcagaagaggaagaaggaggagatcGTGCGCACGTTGCAGACGCGGCCGGAGCCAGACAGCGCTGAGTGGGAGCTCATCAGAATGGCGACGGAGGCCCACCGGCACACCAACGCCCAGGGCTCCAGCTGGAAACAGAAGCGCAAGTTCCTG TCGGAGGACATCGGCCAGGGTCCCATCGTCACCACGTCAGACGGAGACAAGGTGGACCTGGAGGCCTTCAGCGAGTTCACCAAGATCATGACCCCGGCCATCACGCGCGTCGTCGACTTCGCCAAGAAGTTGCCCATGTTCTCAGAg CTGCCTTGTGAAGACCAGATCATCTTGCTGAAAGGCTGCTGCATGGAGATCATGTCGCTGCGCGCCGCCGTCCGCTACGACCCGGAAAGCGAGACGCTGACGCTGAACGGCGAGATGGCCGTGAAGCGCGAGCAGCTGAAGAACGGCGGGCTGGGCGTGGTGTCGGACGCCATCTTTGATTTGGGCAAGAGCTTGGCTCAGTTCAACCTGGACGACTCGGAGGTGGCTCTGATGCAGACCGTGCTGCTCATGAGCTCGG ATCGCTTGGGGCTGACCAGCATGGAGAAGATCGAGCAGTGCCAGGAGGCCTACCTGCTGGCGTTCGAGCACTACATCAACTACCGCAAGCACGCCATTCCCCACTTCTGGCCcaagctgctgatgaaggtgacggacCTGCGCATGATCGGAGCGTGCCACGCCAGCCGCTTCCTCCACATGAAGGTGGAGTGTCCCAATGAACTCTTTCCACCGCTCTTCCTCGAGGTCTTCGAGGACCAGGATGTGTGA
- the LOC120827498 gene encoding thyroid hormone receptor alpha isoform X2 codes for MHILQPYCINRWPDVPKRKSKNSQCSVKSVSGEDPSSPSSALSVSVPGYIPSYLEKDEPCVVCGDKATGYHYRCITCEGCKGFFRRTIQKNLHPAYSCKYEACCIIDKITRNQCQLCRFKKCISVGMAMDLVLDDSKRVAKRRLIEENRQKRKKEEIVRTLQTRPEPDSAEWELIRMATEAHRHTNAQGSSWKQKRKFLSEDIGQGPIVTTSDGDKVDLEAFSEFTKIMTPAITRVVDFAKKLPMFSELPCEDQIILLKGCCMEIMSLRAAVRYDPESETLTLNGEMAVKREQLKNGGLGVVSDAIFDLGKSLAQFNLDDSEVALMQTVLLMSSDRLGLTSMEKIEQCQEAYLLAFEHYINYRKHAIPHFWPKLLMKVTDLRMIGACHASRFLHMKVECPNELFPPLFLEVFEDQDV; via the exons ATGCACATCTTACAGCCGTACTGCATCAACag GTGGCCGGATGTGCCGAAGAGAAAGAGCAAGAACAGCCAGTGTTCGGTGAAGAGCGTGTCAGGTGAGGATCCATCATCTCCTTCTTCAG CTCTCAGCGTGTCTGTCCCAGGGTACATCCCCAGCTACCTGGAGAAGGATGAGCCCTGCGTGGTGTGCGGCGACAAGGCGACCGGCTACCACTACCGCTGCATCACCTGCGAGGGATGCAAG GGTTTCTTCCGCCGGACCAtccagaagaacctccatccgGCCTACTCCTGTAAATATGAAGCCTGCTGCATCATTGATAAGATCACACGCAACCAGTGCCAGCTGTGCCGCTTCAAGAAGTGCATCTCTGTGGGAATGGCCATGGACC TGGTGTTGGACGACTCGAAGCGCGTGGCGAAGCGGCGTCTGATCGAGGAGAACcggcagaagaggaagaaggaggagatcGTGCGCACGTTGCAGACGCGGCCGGAGCCAGACAGCGCTGAGTGGGAGCTCATCAGAATGGCGACGGAGGCCCACCGGCACACCAACGCCCAGGGCTCCAGCTGGAAACAGAAGCGCAAGTTCCTG TCGGAGGACATCGGCCAGGGTCCCATCGTCACCACGTCAGACGGAGACAAGGTGGACCTGGAGGCCTTCAGCGAGTTCACCAAGATCATGACCCCGGCCATCACGCGCGTCGTCGACTTCGCCAAGAAGTTGCCCATGTTCTCAGAg CTGCCTTGTGAAGACCAGATCATCTTGCTGAAAGGCTGCTGCATGGAGATCATGTCGCTGCGCGCCGCCGTCCGCTACGACCCGGAAAGCGAGACGCTGACGCTGAACGGCGAGATGGCCGTGAAGCGCGAGCAGCTGAAGAACGGCGGGCTGGGCGTGGTGTCGGACGCCATCTTTGATTTGGGCAAGAGCTTGGCTCAGTTCAACCTGGACGACTCGGAGGTGGCTCTGATGCAGACCGTGCTGCTCATGAGCTCGG ATCGCTTGGGGCTGACCAGCATGGAGAAGATCGAGCAGTGCCAGGAGGCCTACCTGCTGGCGTTCGAGCACTACATCAACTACCGCAAGCACGCCATTCCCCACTTCTGGCCcaagctgctgatgaaggtgacggacCTGCGCATGATCGGAGCGTGCCACGCCAGCCGCTTCCTCCACATGAAGGTGGAGTGTCCCAATGAACTCTTTCCACCGCTCTTCCTCGAGGTCTTCGAGGACCAGGATGTGTGA
- the LOC120827499 gene encoding dual specificity protein phosphatase 3, whose amino-acid sequence MTNKYNQASPERLDNMPSFEVTLQQLNDLLTDDCGLYSRPTRHFHEVSPRIYVGNAFVAMNAMRLKRQGITHVLNAAEGNSFMHVNTNAEFYAGTGIVYHGVAASDTDHFDISVFFEEAAEFIEKALAYKNGKGKVYVHCREGYSRSPTLVIAYLMLRRNMNVHAAVATVRHKREIGPNDGFLRQLCRLNQRLAAEGKFCNK is encoded by the exons ATGACGAACAAGTACAACCAAGCGTCCCCGGAGCGGCTCGACAACATGCCGAGCTTCGAGGTGACTCTGCAGCAACTCAACGACCTGCTGACGGACGACTGCGGCTTGTACAGCCGCCCGACGCGACACTTCCACGAGGTCTCCCCGCGGATCTACGTGGGCAACGC GTTTGTGGCGATGAATGCGATGCGCCTGAAGCGGCAGGGCATCACCCACGTCCTCAACGCGGCTGAGGGGAACTCCTTCATGCACGTCAACACCAACGCCGAGTTCTACGCCGGCACGGGCATCGTCTACCACGGCGTGGCAGCCAGCGACACCGACCACTTCGACATCAGCGTGTTCTTCGAAGAGGCCGCGGAGTTCATCGAGAAGGCGCTGGCGTACAAAAACGGAAAAG gtaAAGTGTACGTTCATTGCAGGGAAGGCTACAGCCGCTCGCCCACCTTGGTCATAGCCTACCTGATGCTTCGCCGCAACATGAACGTTCACGCCGCTGTGGCCACGGTGCGGCACAAACGGGAGATCGGCCCAAACGACGGCTTCCTCCGGCAGCTCTGTCGGCTGAACCAGCGGCTCGCTGCCGAGGGAAAGTTCTGCAACAAGTAA
- the prl gene encoding prolactin, which translates to MGRRKLQRRDKDAKTNGQDSAEEMARHTGTFGSKLLPTVLYMVAACSAIPITDLLDRASQRSDQLHSLSTTLTQDLDSHLPLTVRLTLPRPSVCHTASLQTPNDKEQALQVPESDLLSLARSLLQAWEDPLVFLSTSANFLPHPAQNAISNKIQELRDHSKSLGDGLNILSGKMGPGARTISMLPYTGGNDVGQDTISQLINLNFLLSCFRRDSHKIDSFLKILRCRATGLPQMC; encoded by the exons ATGGGAAGGAGAAAGTTACAGCGCCGAGATAAAGACGCAAAGACTAACGGACAGGACTCAGCAGAAGAGATGGCTCGCCACACAGGAACCTTTGGAAGCAAACTTCTCCCCACAG TGTTGTACATGGTGGCGGCGTGCAGTGCGATCCCCATCACCGACCTGCTCGACCGAGCCTCTCAGCGCTCCGACCAACTGCACTCCCTCAGCACGACTCTCACCCAGGACCTG GACTCGCATTTGCCTCTCACAGTCCGGCTGACCTTGCCCCGCCCCTCGGTGTGCCACACCGCCTCTCTGCAGACACCCAATGACAAGGAGCAAGCTCTTCAAGTACCA GAGTCGGACCTTTTGTCCCTTGCGCGCTCCTTGCTCCAAGCCTGGGAGGACCCGCTGGTGTTTTTGTCCACCTCTGCCAACTTCCTGCCTCATCCAGCCCAAAACGCCATATCCAACAAGATCCAGGAGCTGCGAGACCACTCCAAGAGCCTTGGAGACGGCCTGAACATCCTGTCTGGCAAG ATGGGTCCAGGAGCTCGGACCATCTCCATGCTGCCCTACACAGGAGGCAACGACGTTGGCCAGGACACGATTTCCCAATTGATCAACTTGAATTTCCTGTTGTCCTGCTTCCGCCGCGACTCCCACAAGATCGACAGCTTCCTGAAAATATTACGCTGCCGAGCAACAGGGCTACCGCAGATGTGCTAG